The Streptomyces kanamyceticus genome window below encodes:
- a CDS encoding acetyl/propionyl/methylcrotonyl-CoA carboxylase subunit alpha: protein MFDTVLVANRGEIAVRVIRTLRALGVRSVAVFSDADADARHVREADTAVRIGPAPATESYLSVERLLEAAAKSGAQAVHPGYGFLAENAEFAHACARAGLTFIGPPADAISLMGDKIRAKETVQKAGVPVVPGSSGSGLTDAQLAEAAREIGMPVLLKPSAGGGGKGMRLVRDEALIDEEIAAARREARASFGDDTLLVERWIDRPRHIEIQVLADGHGNVVHLGERECSLQRRHQKIIEEAPSVLLDEATRAAMGEAAVQAARSCGYAGAGTVEFIVPGKDPSSYYFMEMNTRLQVEHPVTELITGLDLVEWQLRVAAGEQLPFGQQDITLTGHAIEARVCAEDPSRGFLPSGGTVLSLHEPQGDGVRTDSGLSEGTEVGSLYDPMLSKVIAYGPDRATALRKLRAALADTVTLGVPTNAGFLRRLLAHPAVVAGDLDTGLVEREADALVPDGVPDEVYEAAAAVREAALAPAGDGWTDPFSVPSGWRLGGAPAPLTHWLRVPGLEPVAHRLGAGSRTVAADRVSVTVDGTLHTFRRAGDWLGRDGDAWHVMDHDPVAASLTGAAHVGADALTAPMPGTVTVVKVSTGDQVTAGQSLLVVEAMKMEHVIAAPHAGTVTELDVTPGTTVAMDQILAVVEPHETEAAPQEAS, encoded by the coding sequence ATGTTCGACACCGTTCTTGTCGCCAACCGCGGCGAGATCGCCGTCCGCGTCATCCGCACCCTGCGGGCGCTCGGCGTCCGCTCCGTCGCCGTCTTCAGCGACGCGGACGCGGACGCCCGGCACGTGCGCGAGGCGGACACGGCCGTGCGGATCGGCCCCGCACCGGCCACCGAGAGCTATCTGTCCGTCGAGCGCCTCCTGGAGGCGGCGGCGAAGTCCGGCGCCCAGGCGGTCCACCCGGGCTACGGCTTCCTCGCGGAGAACGCCGAGTTCGCGCACGCCTGCGCGCGGGCCGGTCTCACCTTCATCGGCCCGCCCGCCGACGCCATCTCCCTGATGGGCGACAAGATCCGCGCCAAGGAGACGGTGCAGAAGGCCGGTGTCCCGGTCGTCCCCGGCTCCTCGGGCAGCGGCCTGACCGATGCCCAACTGGCTGAGGCGGCACGGGAGATCGGCATGCCCGTACTGCTCAAGCCGAGCGCGGGCGGCGGCGGCAAGGGCATGCGCCTGGTGCGCGACGAGGCGCTGATCGACGAGGAGATCGCGGCGGCCCGCCGTGAGGCCAGGGCCTCCTTCGGCGACGACACGCTGCTCGTGGAGCGGTGGATCGACCGCCCGCGGCACATCGAGATCCAGGTCCTCGCCGACGGCCACGGGAACGTGGTGCACCTCGGCGAGCGCGAGTGCTCCCTCCAGCGCCGCCACCAGAAGATCATCGAGGAGGCGCCGAGCGTCCTGCTCGACGAGGCCACGCGCGCGGCGATGGGCGAGGCCGCGGTCCAGGCGGCCCGCTCGTGCGGGTACGCGGGCGCGGGCACGGTGGAGTTCATCGTGCCGGGCAAGGACCCCTCGTCGTACTACTTCATGGAGATGAACACCCGCCTCCAGGTGGAGCACCCGGTCACCGAGCTCATCACCGGGCTCGACCTGGTGGAGTGGCAGCTGCGCGTGGCCGCGGGCGAACAACTGCCCTTCGGGCAGCAGGACATCACCCTCACCGGCCACGCGATCGAGGCCCGCGTCTGCGCCGAGGACCCCTCCCGCGGCTTCCTCCCCTCCGGCGGCACGGTCCTCTCCCTGCACGAGCCGCAGGGCGACGGCGTGCGCACCGACTCGGGGCTGAGCGAGGGCACGGAGGTCGGCAGCCTCTACGACCCGATGCTGTCGAAGGTCATCGCGTACGGCCCCGACCGCGCGACGGCCCTGCGCAAGCTGCGCGCCGCCCTCGCCGACACCGTCACCCTCGGCGTGCCGACGAACGCGGGCTTCCTGCGCAGGCTGCTCGCCCACCCGGCCGTGGTCGCGGGCGACCTCGACACCGGCCTGGTGGAGCGCGAGGCGGACGCCCTGGTGCCCGACGGGGTGCCGGACGAGGTCTACGAAGCGGCGGCGGCGGTACGGGAAGCGGCACTCGCCCCGGCCGGTGACGGCTGGACGGACCCCTTCTCCGTACCCAGCGGCTGGCGGCTCGGCGGCGCGCCCGCGCCCCTGACCCACTGGCTGCGCGTGCCAGGGCTCGAACCCGTCGCCCACCGGCTCGGCGCGGGCTCCCGCACCGTGGCGGCCGACCGCGTGTCCGTCACCGTCGACGGCACCCTGCACACCTTCCGCCGCGCGGGCGACTGGCTCGGCCGCGACGGCGACGCGTGGCACGTGATGGACCACGACCCGGTGGCCGCGTCCCTCACCGGCGCCGCGCACGTGGGGGCCGACGCGCTCACCGCCCCCATGCCGGGCACCGTCACGGTCGTGAAGGTCTCCACCGGAGACCAAGTGACGGCCGGGCAGAGCCTGTTGGTGGTCGAGGCGATGAAGATGGAGCACGTCATCGCCGCCCCGCACGCGGGCACCGTCACCGAACTCGACGTCACCCCCGGCACCACGGTCGCCATGGACCAGATCCTCGCCGTGGTCGAGCCCCACGAAACCGAGGCCGCCCCCCAGGAGGCGTCATGA
- a CDS encoding carboxyl transferase domain-containing protein produces the protein MRQAPVLASAADPASEAWRVNEAAHTALAEELRAKLAAARLGGGERARARHVARGKLLPRDRVDTLLDPGSPFLELAPLAADGLYGGDAPAAGVIAGIGMVSGRACVIVANDATVKGGTYYPMTVKKHLRAQEVALENHLPCLYLVDSGGAFLPMQDDVFPDREHFGRIFYNQARMSGAGIPQIAAVLGSCTAGGAYVPAMSDEAVIVRNQGTIFLGGPPLVKAATGEVVTAEELGGGEVHSRVSGVTDHLAEDDAHALRIVRTIVSTLPERGELPWSVRPVEEPKVDPLGLYGAVPTDSRTPYDVREVIARVVDGSRFAEFKSEFGQTLVTGFAHIHGHPVGIVANNGILFSESAQKGAHFIELCDQRGIPLVFLQNISGFMVGRDYEAGGIAKHGAKMVTAVACTRVPKLTVVVGGSYGAGNYSMCGRAYSPRFLWMWPNAKISVMGGEQAASVLATVKRDQLESRGEQWAAEDEEAFKDPIRAQYEQQGSAYYATARLWDDGVIDPLETRQVLGLALTACAEAPLGEPGFGVFRM, from the coding sequence ATGCGGCAGGCACCAGTGCTGGCGAGCGCGGCTGATCCCGCGTCCGAGGCATGGCGGGTGAACGAGGCGGCGCACACCGCCCTCGCCGAGGAGCTGCGGGCCAAGCTCGCGGCGGCTCGCCTCGGCGGCGGGGAGCGGGCGCGGGCCCGCCATGTGGCGCGCGGCAAGCTGCTGCCACGGGACCGCGTGGACACCCTCCTCGACCCGGGCTCGCCCTTCCTCGAGCTGGCACCGCTCGCGGCGGACGGGCTCTATGGCGGGGACGCTCCGGCGGCCGGGGTCATCGCGGGCATCGGCATGGTCTCGGGCCGCGCCTGCGTGATCGTCGCCAACGACGCCACCGTCAAGGGCGGCACGTACTACCCGATGACCGTGAAGAAGCACCTGCGCGCCCAGGAGGTGGCCCTGGAGAACCACCTCCCGTGCCTCTACCTGGTGGACTCGGGCGGCGCCTTCCTGCCGATGCAGGACGACGTCTTCCCCGACCGCGAGCACTTCGGGCGGATCTTCTACAACCAGGCGCGGATGTCGGGCGCCGGTATCCCGCAGATCGCCGCCGTCCTCGGCTCCTGCACGGCGGGCGGCGCCTACGTCCCCGCGATGAGCGACGAGGCGGTGATCGTGCGCAACCAGGGCACGATCTTCCTCGGCGGACCGCCCCTGGTGAAGGCCGCCACCGGCGAGGTCGTCACGGCCGAGGAGCTGGGCGGCGGCGAGGTCCACTCGCGCGTCTCCGGAGTGACCGACCACCTCGCCGAGGACGACGCGCACGCGCTGCGGATCGTGCGCACCATCGTCTCCACGCTCCCCGAGCGCGGCGAGCTGCCGTGGTCGGTCAGGCCGGTGGAGGAGCCGAAGGTCGACCCCCTGGGTCTGTACGGCGCGGTGCCGACGGATTCGCGCACCCCCTATGACGTACGCGAGGTCATCGCGCGCGTGGTCGACGGCTCGCGCTTCGCCGAGTTCAAGTCCGAGTTCGGCCAGACCCTGGTGACGGGCTTCGCGCACATCCACGGCCACCCGGTCGGCATCGTCGCGAACAACGGCATCCTGTTCTCCGAGTCCGCCCAGAAGGGCGCCCACTTCATCGAGCTGTGCGACCAGCGCGGCATCCCGCTGGTGTTCCTGCAGAACATCTCCGGATTCATGGTCGGCAGGGACTACGAGGCGGGTGGCATCGCCAAGCACGGCGCCAAGATGGTGACGGCCGTGGCCTGCACGCGCGTGCCGAAGCTGACGGTCGTGGTCGGCGGTTCGTACGGCGCGGGCAACTACTCGATGTGCGGCCGGGCCTACAGCCCCCGCTTCCTGTGGATGTGGCCGAACGCCAAGATCTCCGTGATGGGCGGCGAGCAGGCCGCGTCCGTCCTCGCGACCGTCAAGCGCGACCAGTTGGAGTCGCGCGGCGAGCAGTGGGCAGCCGAGGACGAAGAGGCGTTCAAGGACCCGATCCGCGCGCAGTACGAGCAGCAGGGCAGCGCCTACTACGCCACGGCCAGGCTCTGGGACGACGGCGTGATCGACCCCCTGGAGACCCGGCAGGTCCTCGGCCTCGCCCTGACCGCGTGCGCCGAGGCCCCGCTGGGCGAGCCCGGCTTCGGCGTCTTCCGGATGTGA
- a CDS encoding SACE_7040 family transcriptional regulator yields MATRTDAPTRREQILREAARLFAERGFHGVGVDEIGAAVGISGPGLYRHFAGKDAMLAELLVGISGQLLTGGKRCLADADGAPGRVLDSLIEGHIDFALDDRSLITLHDRELDRLRDSDRKLVRQLQRQYVEIWVDVVREVYPDLAENAARVSVHAVFGLLNSTPHLSRRDAIPSRQAMAELLHRLARGAFAAAAGE; encoded by the coding sequence ATGGCCACGAGAACCGACGCCCCCACCCGCCGTGAGCAGATCCTCAGAGAAGCCGCCCGGCTCTTCGCCGAGCGCGGCTTCCACGGGGTCGGCGTGGACGAGATAGGGGCCGCCGTGGGCATCAGCGGTCCCGGGCTCTACCGGCACTTCGCGGGCAAGGACGCGATGCTCGCCGAGCTGCTCGTCGGCATCAGCGGACAGCTCCTGACGGGCGGCAAGCGATGCCTCGCCGACGCCGACGGGGCGCCGGGGCGGGTGCTCGACTCGCTCATCGAGGGGCACATCGACTTCGCCCTGGACGACCGCTCCCTGATCACCCTGCACGACCGCGAGCTGGACCGCCTGCGGGACAGCGACCGCAAGCTGGTGCGCCAGCTCCAGCGGCAGTACGTCGAGATCTGGGTCGACGTGGTGCGCGAGGTGTATCCGGACCTCGCCGAGAACGCGGCCCGGGTGTCCGTGCACGCGGTCTTCGGGCTGCTCAACTCCACGCCGCACCTGAGCAGGCGCGACGCGATTCCGAGCCGTCAGGCGATGGCGGAGCTCCTGCACCGGCTGGCGCGCGGGGCGTTCGCGGCGGCCGCCGGGGAGTGA
- a CDS encoding acyl-CoA dehydrogenase family protein: MRRTVFNEDHEAFRETLRAFIEAEVVPVHDEWFAAGQVPREFYYKLAELGLFGISVPEEFGGAGIDSHKFEAVQYEETARAGVSFGGSGVHVLLALPYIKALGTDEQKKRYLEKFVSAEEMWALAMTEPGTGSDLAGMKTTAKLSEDGTHYVLNGSKTFITGGVHADRVIVCARTSAPTAEDRRFGISLFAVDTKSEGYSIGRKLDKLGLRTSDTAELAFVDVKVPVEDLLGEENKGFYYLGSNLPSERWGIAYGAYAQAKAAVRFAKEYVQDRTVFGKTVASFQNTKFELAACQAEVDAAEAVADRALEALDAGELTAAEAASAKLFNTEVAHRVIDKCLQLHGGYGFMNEYPIARLYADNRVNRIYGGTSEVMKMIIAKDMGL, from the coding sequence GTGCGCCGTACCGTTTTCAATGAGGACCACGAGGCGTTCCGGGAGACCCTGCGCGCCTTCATCGAGGCCGAGGTCGTCCCGGTCCACGACGAGTGGTTCGCCGCGGGCCAGGTGCCGCGCGAGTTCTACTACAAGCTGGCCGAGCTCGGCCTCTTCGGCATCAGCGTCCCCGAGGAGTTCGGCGGCGCGGGCATCGACTCGCACAAGTTCGAGGCCGTCCAGTACGAGGAGACCGCGCGCGCGGGCGTCAGCTTCGGCGGCTCCGGGGTGCACGTCCTGCTCGCCCTGCCGTACATCAAGGCGCTCGGCACCGACGAGCAGAAGAAGCGCTACCTGGAGAAGTTCGTCTCCGCCGAGGAGATGTGGGCCCTGGCGATGACCGAGCCGGGCACCGGCTCCGACCTCGCGGGCATGAAGACCACCGCCAAGCTCTCCGAGGACGGCACGCACTACGTCCTCAACGGCTCCAAGACCTTCATCACCGGCGGCGTGCACGCCGACCGCGTGATCGTCTGCGCCCGCACCTCCGCGCCGACCGCCGAGGACCGCCGCTTCGGCATCTCGCTCTTCGCGGTCGACACCAAGTCCGAGGGCTACTCCATCGGCCGCAAGCTCGACAAGCTGGGCCTGCGCACCTCCGACACCGCCGAGCTGGCGTTCGTCGACGTGAAGGTCCCCGTCGAGGACCTCCTCGGCGAGGAGAACAAGGGCTTCTACTACCTCGGAAGCAACCTCCCCTCCGAGCGCTGGGGCATCGCCTACGGGGCGTACGCGCAGGCCAAGGCCGCCGTCCGGTTCGCCAAGGAGTACGTCCAGGACCGCACGGTCTTCGGCAAGACGGTCGCCTCCTTCCAGAACACCAAGTTCGAACTGGCCGCCTGCCAGGCCGAGGTGGACGCCGCCGAGGCCGTCGCCGACCGCGCCCTGGAGGCCCTGGACGCGGGCGAGCTGACCGCCGCCGAGGCCGCGTCCGCGAAGCTGTTCAACACCGAGGTGGCGCACCGCGTCATCGACAAGTGCCTCCAGCTGCACGGCGGCTACGGCTTCATGAACGAGTACCCGATCGCCCGCCTGTACGCGGACAACCGCGTGAACCGCATCTACGGAGGCACCAGCGAGGTCATGAAGATGATCATCGCCAAGGACATGGGCCTGTAA
- a CDS encoding acyl-CoA thioesterase, producing MNQALEALLDLLDLEQIEEDIFRGVSRSAIVPRVFGGQVAAQALVAAGRTVPGDRPAHSLHAYFLRPGDPGAPIVYTVDRIRDGRSFTTRRVVAVQHGQPIFHLSASFQTYEEGLEHQTGMPAAPDPETLPTAAEMLPRHLPAHVAERLVAARAAVDLRYADVPPWGTVGQPREPRSQVWFRANGKLADDSLLHVCLATYVSDMTLLDSVLLAHGRGGWAVGDVVGASLDHAMWFHRPFRADEWLLYDQESPSASGGRGLGQARIWTQDGRLAVTVIQEGVVRVPR from the coding sequence ATGAACCAGGCACTTGAAGCCCTCCTCGATCTGCTCGACCTGGAGCAGATCGAGGAGGACATCTTCCGGGGCGTGAGCCGCTCGGCCATCGTGCCCCGCGTCTTCGGCGGCCAGGTCGCCGCGCAGGCCCTGGTCGCCGCCGGACGCACCGTCCCCGGCGACCGGCCCGCCCACTCCCTGCACGCGTACTTCCTGCGCCCCGGGGACCCCGGCGCGCCCATCGTGTACACGGTCGACCGGATCAGGGACGGCCGCTCCTTCACCACGCGCCGCGTCGTCGCCGTCCAGCACGGGCAGCCGATCTTCCACCTCTCCGCGTCCTTCCAGACGTACGAGGAAGGCCTGGAGCACCAGACCGGCATGCCCGCGGCGCCCGACCCGGAGACGCTGCCCACGGCCGCCGAGATGCTGCCGCGCCATCTGCCCGCGCACGTCGCCGAGCGGCTCGTGGCGGCCCGCGCCGCCGTCGACCTGCGCTATGCGGACGTGCCGCCGTGGGGCACCGTGGGACAGCCCCGCGAGCCGCGCTCCCAGGTGTGGTTCCGCGCCAACGGCAAGCTGGCGGACGACTCCTTGCTGCACGTCTGCCTCGCCACGTACGTCTCCGACATGACGCTCCTGGACTCGGTGCTCCTCGCGCACGGCAGGGGCGGCTGGGCGGTCGGCGACGTGGTCGGCGCGTCCCTCGACCACGCCATGTGGTTCCACCGGCCCTTCAGGGCCGACGAATGGCTGCTCTACGACCAGGAGTCGCCCTCGGCCTCCGGCGGGCGCGGCCTCGGGCAGGCGCGGATCTGGACGCAGGACGGGCGGCTCGCGGTGACGGTCATCCAGGAGGGTGTCGTTCGCGTTCCCCGCTGA
- a CDS encoding cation diffusion facilitator family transporter, which yields MSERAEQAEQAVQHENGESTFTVIVAAVANLGIAVAKAVAGVLSGSSAMLSEAAHSVADTVTELMLLVSLKAGAKPADEEHPLGYGGARYIWALLASVATFVGGGVFAVYDGIHTLTHGEDPGDPLISYVVLAIAFLLEGYSLRTGLKQARDEANRFGVPLKRYLRRTPDTAVKAVVMEDSAALVGLVLAAAGLLGGQLTGSGVWDGVASLCIGVLLVYVAWVLGHANSELLIGRPLPPEMRAAVRAELLADPHVVDVLELTTLLQGPKEALVAAKVDFRDMSSAADIERACDRMAQRIQGRFPAVRRVYLDPTPGPAQESPESPAASSR from the coding sequence ATGTCGGAGCGGGCGGAGCAGGCGGAGCAAGCGGTACAGCACGAGAACGGCGAGAGCACCTTCACGGTGATCGTCGCCGCCGTGGCGAACCTCGGGATCGCGGTGGCCAAGGCCGTCGCCGGTGTCCTCAGCGGATCCAGCGCGATGCTCTCCGAAGCGGCCCACTCCGTAGCGGACACCGTCACGGAACTGATGCTGCTCGTCTCCCTGAAGGCCGGTGCCAAGCCTGCCGACGAGGAACATCCGCTCGGCTACGGAGGGGCCCGTTACATCTGGGCGCTGCTCGCCTCCGTCGCCACCTTCGTCGGCGGTGGCGTCTTCGCCGTGTACGACGGCATCCACACCCTCACGCACGGCGAGGACCCTGGCGACCCGCTCATCTCGTACGTCGTGCTCGCCATCGCCTTCCTCCTGGAGGGCTACTCGCTGCGCACCGGGCTCAAGCAGGCCCGCGACGAGGCGAACCGCTTCGGAGTGCCCCTCAAGCGCTATCTGCGCCGCACGCCCGACACCGCCGTCAAGGCCGTCGTGATGGAGGACTCGGCGGCGCTCGTGGGCCTCGTGCTCGCCGCGGCGGGGCTGCTCGGCGGGCAGCTCACCGGGTCCGGCGTGTGGGACGGCGTCGCCTCGCTCTGCATCGGCGTGCTCCTCGTGTACGTCGCCTGGGTCCTCGGGCACGCCAACTCCGAGCTGCTCATCGGCCGTCCGCTGCCTCCGGAGATGCGGGCGGCGGTCCGCGCCGAGCTGCTCGCCGATCCGCACGTCGTCGACGTACTGGAGCTGACCACGCTGCTCCAGGGCCCCAAGGAGGCCCTGGTCGCGGCGAAGGTCGACTTCCGGGACATGTCGAGCGCCGCGGACATCGAGCGGGCCTGCGACCGGATGGCGCAGCGCATCCAGGGGCGTTTCCCCGCGGTGCGCCGCGTGTACCTGGACCCGACGCCGGGACCGGCTCAGGAGTCGCCGGAGAGCCCCGCCGCGTCGAGCAGGTAG
- a CDS encoding phosphatase, with product MSIPSRPALVDHLVRTRIAGDVATPRENNLSHYRKLANGDRHYWLGLELGDRWTDEQDVLAVMAERCGVIDDPQFRHGQDTIDPELTVDALERMAARLRKAAAGKESVLFATGHPGGLLDVHRATAAALRSAGCEIVVIPEGLTADEGMVFQFADVAVLERGATLWHTHSPEPMNAILDGLERDGRPQPDLVVADHGWAGRAGQRGLDSVGYADCNDPALFIGEAEGTVQVTVPLDDHVTSPRHYDPMTAYLLDAAGLSGDS from the coding sequence ATGTCCATACCCAGCCGTCCCGCACTCGTCGACCACCTCGTCCGCACCCGCATCGCGGGCGACGTCGCCACACCGCGCGAGAACAACCTCAGCCACTACAGGAAGCTCGCGAACGGCGACCGTCACTACTGGCTCGGTCTGGAGCTCGGCGACCGCTGGACCGACGAGCAGGACGTCCTCGCGGTGATGGCAGAGCGGTGCGGCGTGATCGACGACCCGCAGTTCCGGCACGGGCAGGACACCATCGATCCGGAGCTGACGGTCGACGCCCTGGAGCGGATGGCGGCCCGCCTCCGCAAGGCGGCCGCGGGCAAGGAGAGCGTGCTCTTCGCCACCGGCCACCCCGGAGGGCTGCTCGACGTGCACCGTGCGACGGCCGCCGCCCTGCGCTCGGCGGGCTGCGAGATCGTCGTGATCCCCGAGGGTCTGACGGCCGACGAGGGCATGGTCTTCCAGTTCGCCGACGTGGCGGTGCTCGAGCGCGGCGCGACCCTGTGGCACACGCACTCCCCCGAGCCGATGAACGCGATCCTGGACGGCCTGGAGCGCGATGGGCGCCCGCAGCCCGACCTGGTCGTCGCCGACCACGGCTGGGCGGGCCGGGCGGGCCAGCGCGGCCTGGACTCCGTCGGCTACGCGGACTGCAACGACCCGGCGCTGTTCATCGGCGAGGCCGAGGGCACCGTGCAGGTGACGGTCCCGCTGGACGACCACGTCACGAGCCCCCGGCACTACGACCCGATGACGGCCTACCTGCTCGACGCGGCGGGGCTCTCCGGCGACTCCTGA
- a CDS encoding PucR family transcriptional regulator, with protein sequence MADIAAPSTPPAPAVPPTPPVPLAALLAREDLGLRQIAGPDARTAGTAVQWVHTSEMTDPYPYLLGGELLLTAGVHITGPAGADGYLDDYVARIVAAGGAALGFGVAPVHDTVPRALVDACDHYGLPLLEVPPRTTFSGVARAVWRLMAEARHTELRRVTEAQQGLATAAARTDPIPAVLRQLAARLGGLTVLYGPDGAELQSAGRTRDAARDALRELTGVVRRGTPAAPASAADTAGTAHLAAYALGGGRGFALGIATERREPGDHTIAGAAVVLLSLLTGEHQSTSEAARSAALVRLLLGASPTDIGPLLGGGLWTVVHARGEHTPLAASALAAALGSGLVDPRDDVVRLLVPADREITPTDGWTLGVAAPAPAADLAAADTQAARALRRAEATRVPLVHHHANGLAALVAPEEAEAHARVLLAPLADSEPLTTTLRTWLSLHGSWDRTAVALSVHRNTVRQRITRCAALLAADLDDADVRMELWFALGRAP encoded by the coding sequence ATGGCCGACATCGCCGCCCCGTCCACCCCTCCCGCCCCTGCTGTCCCTCCCACCCCGCCCGTCCCGCTCGCCGCGCTGCTCGCCCGCGAGGACCTCGGCCTTCGGCAGATCGCGGGCCCGGACGCGCGGACGGCGGGGACGGCCGTGCAGTGGGTGCACACCTCGGAGATGACCGACCCCTACCCCTACCTCCTGGGCGGCGAGCTGCTCCTCACGGCGGGCGTGCACATCACCGGACCGGCGGGTGCGGACGGCTACCTCGACGACTACGTGGCCCGCATCGTCGCGGCGGGCGGCGCGGCGCTCGGCTTCGGCGTCGCCCCCGTGCACGACACCGTGCCGCGCGCCCTCGTCGACGCCTGCGACCACTACGGCCTGCCGCTCCTCGAAGTCCCGCCGCGCACCACGTTCAGCGGGGTCGCCCGCGCGGTGTGGCGGCTGATGGCCGAGGCCAGGCACACCGAGCTGCGCCGGGTCACCGAGGCGCAGCAGGGCCTCGCCACGGCCGCCGCGAGGACCGACCCGATCCCGGCCGTCCTGCGCCAGCTCGCCGCGCGCCTGGGCGGCCTCACGGTCCTGTACGGGCCCGACGGGGCGGAGCTGCAGTCGGCGGGGCGGACCCGCGACGCGGCACGGGACGCCCTGCGGGAACTGACCGGTGTCGTACGCCGCGGCACGCCAGCAGCGCCCGCGTCAGCGGCCGACACCGCGGGCACCGCCCACCTGGCCGCCTACGCCCTCGGCGGCGGCCGCGGCTTCGCGCTCGGCATCGCCACGGAGCGCCGCGAACCGGGCGACCACACCATCGCGGGAGCCGCCGTCGTGCTGCTCTCGCTCCTCACGGGCGAACACCAGAGCACCTCCGAGGCGGCCCGCTCCGCCGCCCTCGTACGACTCCTCCTCGGGGCCTCCCCCACGGACATCGGCCCTCTCCTAGGAGGCGGCCTGTGGACCGTGGTGCACGCGCGCGGGGAGCACACCCCGCTGGCGGCTTCCGCGCTCGCCGCGGCCCTGGGCAGCGGCCTCGTCGACCCGCGCGACGACGTCGTACGCCTCCTCGTCCCCGCCGACCGCGAGATCACCCCCACCGACGGCTGGACCCTCGGCGTCGCCGCGCCCGCGCCTGCCGCCGACCTGGCGGCCGCCGACACCCAGGCGGCCCGCGCCCTGCGCCGCGCGGAGGCCACCCGCGTCCCCCTGGTCCACCACCACGCGAACGGCCTCGCCGCCCTGGTGGCCCCCGAGGAGGCCGAGGCCCACGCGCGCGTGCTCCTGGCCCCGCTCGCCGACAGCGAGCCCCTGACGACGACCCTGCGCACCTGGCTCTCCCTGCACGGCAGTTGGGACCGCACGGCGGTGGCCCTCTCCGTACACCGCAACACGGTCCGCCAACGCATCACCCGCTGCGCGGCACTCCTGGCCGCGGACCTGGACGACGCGGACGTACGCATGGAGCTGTGGTTCGCACTGGGCCGGGCCCCGTAA